Below is a window of Sporosarcina ureae DNA.
ATAGTAGTGACACACTCAATGGAATAGCTGCCCAAGTTTTTTTGAATTTCATAATCAATCGCTCCCTTATTCGTTTTTGTTATACAGCTAACGCAACGAATATCAAAACGGATCACTTTTTCTTAAAAGTTTTTAAAAAAACTATAAATACAACGTTGAATACAACATGAAAAAGCCTGAACCCATCACTTTGCATGAAGGTTCAGGCTGTACTTCTACTATATTCCACCGGCCAAAATAATCTGGCCTTCTGGCGCTGAGAGGTTCGGTTCTTTCTCTACCGTGATCGCAACAGTATCCCATGTTCCCGAAAGATCTGTGAGCGGATGGCTAACAGTTCCTGTACCGGTTTCATTCGGCTGAACAATTCCCGCAGGATACGGCTGATCACCTTCTATCACCCAGACTTGATATAGTTCATCTTTAGAGAGTGTTGGTAAATCTGTGGCATCGAGTAGCAATATATTTTGATTGCCATCTGCTATTAACATTGCGACTGCGGATGCACTCGTACCTTCTTGTGGTGCCAGTATACTTTGACCAATCAACTGGATTTCACTCTGCGCTATTTCAGGTTGCTTTTGTGTTTCTGAAAATAAGAAAGCATTCGCAACGAGTGAAGCAAATAACCCCGCAGCCAGTAAGGATGTCACGGGACCCATACGCCGACGACTTTTTTCTTTAGTCGGCATCGATACCACTTTAGCTTGTTCTGGGATGTCAGGAAGTGAAGCAAATATACGCGCTTTTAAATCTGTCGGTACTTCTATCGCTTCTGACTCATAGGGTAGATCTTCTGTTAACATCTCCCACTCTATTAACTCTTCTTGACAGGATGGGCACTCAATCAAATGATTTTCAAATTGTCTCATCTCGTCTTCAGTCAGGGTACGATTGAAATAGTCAATCAGCATATGACATGATTCATTCATTTGACACCCCTCCTTCCTGACCAATAATTCCTTTTAAATGCTTTAATGCTAGCCGAATCCTACCTTTTACCGTTCCAAGTGGAAGCTTACAGTGTTCGGCAATTTTACTTTGGCTGAAGCCCTTAAAGTAAAACAAGTCAATAATTTCTCGTTGCTCTGCGCGTAGCTCCGCAATTGCTGTACGAATCACTTCACGCCGTTCATTCCATTCAGCAGTAACTTCTGTGGATACGGTCTCTTCAGTCAATGAATCTTTGTCCAACATCGGTTCATACGCATGGCGTTTAGATTTACGAAGCTCATCTATCGATTTATTTCGTGTCACGGTCAGTAGCCAAGAAGAAAATTTTCCTTTGTCTTCAGTATAGTGGTTCGTTCCATTCCACAACTTTAAAAAGACATCTTGCGTTACTTCCTCCGCCATAGTGCGGTTATTGGTCATTCGATAAGCAAATGAAAAAACCAATTTTTCATAACGGTCATATAATTGCTCAAATGAATGCCGATTATGAGCAACTGTTTGATAATAGAGTTGTACATCATCCGGTTCGGTCATAAGACCCTCCTTTTTACAGGTTTTTTCTTTTTACCTTACCACAGACGATCGAAAGACATCATTTACTAGACTTCTACTATTTGTAAAAACATAAAAAAGAGGTGTTCCCGTTATAGCAACGAGAACGCCTCTTTTATTATTCTTTGGGATCCTCAAGCGACCGATCCACTTTTTTACGCTTTCCCTTCAAATCAAGCTCTTCTCCAAATTCTGTGTTGTAATTCACATTTCGAATTCGGTCAAACTGTTTATGAGGTTCTACTTTCTCATCCACATCAACAACCATTTCTTCATTCGATTTAACTAAAAGTCCAATTGTAGCTAATCCGCTTAGTCCCACAATGGCATAAACAATCTTAGCAAGAATCGTGTTTTGTCCTCCAAATACACTGGCAACCAAATCAAAGTTGAAAAATCCGATCAATCCCCAGTTAAGGGCACCAATAATGACTAACGCTAGTGCAATTCGCATAAATGTACTCATGTTGCACACCTCCTCCAACAATCTATAATCGAATCCAGTACATGTTTGTATAGATTCCTTATTATAGTTCACCGAATGAGACTTTTCATACATTTACATATGAAAATCGTTCTATTTCTTCAGTTAAGACCTTACAGTATAAGACTATAAAAATGAAAGTAGGGATCACATGCGAATAAATGGAGTGTTTTCAGGTGGTGGATTGAAGGGTTTTGCGTTAGTAGGTGCGGTTCAAGAGTTAGAGGAACAAGGATATCATTTTGAAAATGTAGCTGGAACTAGTGCCGGTGCTATTGTAGCAAGCTTTTTGGCAGCAGGCTATACAGCTAATGAAATTGAAGTCATGTTGGCCGAAGAGAATTTTCAAGATTTGCTGGATCCAAGAAAGTCTCTGCTATCATTTCCATTTATGAAGTGGTTATCGCTTTATTGGAGAATGGGTTTATATCAAGGGAAAGCATTAGAGGATTGGTTTTTTGATAAGCTAGCCCGAAAAGGTTGTTACACGTTTGGTGATCTGCCTAAAGGCTCGTTGAAATTAGTAGCATCAGACTTAACGAACGGTAAAATGATGGTCTTGCCTGATGATTTAGAGCAATATGGATACGATCCCGATGGTTTTTCAATTGCCAAAGCTCTTCGCATGAGTTGTGGTATTCCATACTTTTTCGAACCAGTGCGCCTGATAGCCCAGAAAGGAACGATTGTTGTCGATGGTGGAATACTAAGTAATTTCCCGATGTGGATTTTCGATGAAGATACGGTGTCCGTAAAACGACCAGTAATTGGTCTCAAGTTAAGTAGAGATCAAAGCGAAGTACCTGGACGCTCTATCCGTAATGCTCTGCAATTATTCGAAGCCTTGTTTGCTACAATGAAAAATGCGCATGATGAAAAGTATATCTCACGTGATCAAGAGAAGAATATAATCTTCATTCCAGTAGAAGATTACAGCGCAACTCAATTCGATATGAATGAAGAAGAAATTGAAAACTTGCTGTCTATTGGACGCAGCCGTACCAAAGACTTTCTGCTAACTTGGTCGCCGGTTAAACTACAGTTAGTCAGTAAGCAAAATGTCACACAAATGAAATATTAGCATGGGTTTCTGTTTAAAACCCTGTCACTGCGGGTAAATTGACTTATGAGGAGGGTTGCTATCATGACCAACTATAAAGAAAGTTCTATCTTCATCCGAGAGCTTGAACTACTCAGTGACGAGTACGATACTGCACCCGCCGATATCAAAACTTTTATCTTAGAAGATATTCAGTTACTTGAATCTGCGATCTCCCTTTTACAAAGTGATGTACAGTAATTACTTATCACATAGAGTCTATTTCATGCTTTCAAAAATAACTGTTGCATCTTACTATCACGTTCTGCACGTTCCACTTCCGTTGCCAAGTCATACTTTTTCAATAGATGAAATACCTCGTTCAATGTTTCCTGACTCAATTGCCTATTCAAAAATTCCTTACCACTTTCCACTAGCTCTTGCGGCATGAATGTTTGTTGTTCACTTAACTTTTGCACAACATCCTGCTGCGTATGATCAATCGTACATTTGCTCATTTACATTCACTCCCTTGTCCACTACCATATCATAATATTCGGTGAACATAAAACGAAGACTTGTTGCTATATCGAAGAAGCCACAGGTCTTTTTGTGGTTTATTCAACTAACTACTCTTTAACCGATACATGCTACAAGCCATTTTGCATTCGATATACGGGAGATGAGCAACATATGACAACTATTCCAAAGCGCCGACGGACTATTTCTCCACCCGCACTGATTGCTTTGTCTTTTGCAATTACTATTGTAGTAGGGACTTTGCTTCTGAAATTACCTTTTGCGACCTATACACCAATTAGCTGGACGGACGCTTTTTTCACCGCGACTTCGGCAACGACTGTTACCGGTCTAAGTGTCTTCGATATTAACACTACACTGACTATATTTGGTGAACTGATTGTACTTTTTCTGATCCAAATTGGTGGAGTGGGATTTATGGCATTTGCTGTGGCTATGCTGATGATTCTCGGCAGAAAAGTTGGAATGAAAAACCGCATATTTATTCAGGAATCGTTCAACTACCAATCGATTGGTGGCACGATTAAATTCCTGCGTGAAATACTTTTGTTCGTTTTCATAGCGGAAGGTATTGCATTTATTGCACTGTCATTTTTCTGGGTTCCTGAATTTGGATGGAAGCACGGCCTTTATTATAGTTTGTTTCATGTAATATCCGCATTTAATAACGCCGGCTTTTCCATTTTTCCAGATAACCTAGAATCGTTCGCTGGAAATTCCGCCGTCATCCTGATCTTATCTAGTTTATTTGTTATTGGCGGTATTGGCTTTATAGTAGTAGTGGATATTTGGCATAAGCGTTCTATACGACAATGGGCTTTACATACTAAAATGATGGTTTATGGCACATTGATCTTGAATGCGATTGCTACGTTGTTTTTGCTTATACTAGAATTTCACAATGAAAAAACCATTGCGGATCTGAGCTTTATAGATAAAGTGTGGACTTCTTACTTCCAAGCCGTCACGCCAAGAACAGCCGGCTTCAATATGATGGCTGTTGGTAATATGGAAGAATCCTCATTGCTTCTTACACTTCTTCTAATGTTTATTGGCGGAGGAAGCGCTTCTACAGCATCGGGAATTAAATTGACGACATTTATGATTATTATATTAGCGACACTTTCTTATTTTAGAGGCATAAAAGAGCCACACATTTTCAAACGAACAATTAAAGCAGAGTTAATTGTTCGTTCCATGGCGATTGCTGCGGTAAGCTCTTGTGTAGTTTTCACCGCTTTATTTTTATTATCCATTACAGAAAGTATACCTTTCCTACCTGTCTTGTTTGAAACCATTTCTGCTTTTGGTACGGTAGGATTGTCCATGGGCATTACAGTTGATTTAAGTTCCGTAGGCAAAGTCATACTTTGTGTTGTCATGTTCTTGGGAAGAATTGGCCCGTTGACTTTGTTTTTCTTACTTATTCGGGCAAAAAAGGAATCGTATCACTATTCGTACGATCAAGTGCAAACGGGTTGAATTACCTTTTAATTATTATCCTTAACCTTTCAGAGTTTATTCTGAAGGGTTTTCTTATTGACATAAATAATACAACTGTATATACTGTGCATATACAGTATATAAAAGGAAAAGGGTGATGTATTGAATATTATCATCTCCAATTCGGTGAATCAGCCCATCTATCTGCAAATAAAAAATCAGTTGAAAGAGCAGATCTTAATGGGTGAGCTGAAAGAGAAGGAAGCATTGCCTTCCATACGCAAACTAGCAAAAGACTTGCAGATTAGTGTGATCACAACCAAAAAAGCTTACGAAGAATTGGAACGGGATGGACTGATCGAGACGTTCCCAGGAAAAGGTTCATTTGTTGCTGCACAGAACCATGAGCTCTTGAAAGAAGAACAGTTAAAGAAAATTGAAGAACAGCTAGTCAATGTGATTGAAGACGGAAGAGCATTTGATGTAGGTCTTGAAGAGATGATTCACATGCTGACATTACTGTACGAGGAGTGATGAAAATGGAAAATATAGCAGAAGTACGGAACCTGACGAAACAGTTCAATGGCTTTGCATTAAATGATCTAAGCTTCGATATTAAAAAAGGATTCATTACCGGATTCATTGGAGCAAATGGTGCAGGAAAAACAACGACAATCCGTTGCCTAATGGATTTAATTAAAAGTGAACAAGGAGAAATACAAGTATTTGGTCAATCCCATATTCATCATACGGCAGAGATCAAGGAACGCATCGGTTTTGTTTATGACGCAGATTTCTATTATGAAGACCTGACGATTGAGAAAAACAAACGGATTCTTGCTCCCTTCTACTCACGTTGGGATGATGAACTGTTCTATCATTACCTCAGGAAATTTCAGCTGAATACTGCCAAACGAGTCAAGCATTTGTCCAAAGGTATGCGGATGAAGTTTTCACTAGCGATGGCTCTTTCCCATCACCCTGACTTTATCATCATGGATGAACCAACGGCTGGCTTGGATCCGATTATTCGTCGTGAGTTGCTTGATATGATGCAAGACCTCATACAAGATGAGGAGAAAGCCATTTTCTTCTCTACACATATTACAACTGATCTAGACAAAATAGCAGATTTCATTGTATTTATCCATGACGGACGAATTATCTTTCAAGGAGAAAAAGAAGAATTTACCGAACGCTATAGGCTGGTAAAAGGGAGGGCCGATCAGCACAGTCTACTTGATGGCTTACCTGTAATCGGACTCCGTGCAACAGATGTCGGATTTGATTGTTTGGTCGATACTGTAGAAATACCTGTAGACACTCTGTCATCGCTACTCATAGAACAACCGACTCTTGAAGACATTATGTACTACACGGGAAGGAGCGAATCTTGATGAATGCGCTAATAAAAAAGGATTTATAT
It encodes the following:
- a CDS encoding anti-sigma factor, which codes for MNESCHMLIDYFNRTLTEDEMRQFENHLIECPSCQEELIEWEMLTEDLPYESEAIEVPTDLKARIFASLPDIPEQAKVVSMPTKEKSRRRMGPVTSLLAAGLFASLVANAFLFSETQKQPEIAQSEIQLIGQSILAPQEGTSASAVAMLIADGNQNILLLDATDLPTLSKDELYQVWVIEGDQPYPAGIVQPNETGTGTVSHPLTDLSGTWDTVAITVEKEPNLSAPEGQIILAGGI
- a CDS encoding RNA polymerase sigma factor, with product MTEPDDVQLYYQTVAHNRHSFEQLYDRYEKLVFSFAYRMTNNRTMAEEVTQDVFLKLWNGTNHYTEDKGKFSSWLLTVTRNKSIDELRKSKRHAYEPMLDKDSLTEETVSTEVTAEWNERREVIRTAIAELRAEQREIIDLFYFKGFSQSKIAEHCKLPLGTVKGRIRLALKHLKGIIGQEGGVSNE
- a CDS encoding DUF378 domain-containing protein — translated: MSTFMRIALALVIIGALNWGLIGFFNFDLVASVFGGQNTILAKIVYAIVGLSGLATIGLLVKSNEEMVVDVDEKVEPHKQFDRIRNVNYNTEFGEELDLKGKRKKVDRSLEDPKE
- a CDS encoding patatin-like phospholipase family protein; this encodes MRINGVFSGGGLKGFALVGAVQELEEQGYHFENVAGTSAGAIVASFLAAGYTANEIEVMLAEENFQDLLDPRKSLLSFPFMKWLSLYWRMGLYQGKALEDWFFDKLARKGCYTFGDLPKGSLKLVASDLTNGKMMVLPDDLEQYGYDPDGFSIAKALRMSCGIPYFFEPVRLIAQKGTIVVDGGILSNFPMWIFDEDTVSVKRPVIGLKLSRDQSEVPGRSIRNALQLFEALFATMKNAHDEKYISRDQEKNIIFIPVEDYSATQFDMNEEEIENLLSIGRSRTKDFLLTWSPVKLQLVSKQNVTQMKY
- a CDS encoding group-specific protein, yielding MSKCTIDHTQQDVVQKLSEQQTFMPQELVESGKEFLNRQLSQETLNEVFHLLKKYDLATEVERAERDSKMQQLFLKA
- a CDS encoding TrkH family potassium uptake protein, which gives rise to MTTIPKRRRTISPPALIALSFAITIVVGTLLLKLPFATYTPISWTDAFFTATSATTVTGLSVFDINTTLTIFGELIVLFLIQIGGVGFMAFAVAMLMILGRKVGMKNRIFIQESFNYQSIGGTIKFLREILLFVFIAEGIAFIALSFFWVPEFGWKHGLYYSLFHVISAFNNAGFSIFPDNLESFAGNSAVILILSSLFVIGGIGFIVVVDIWHKRSIRQWALHTKMMVYGTLILNAIATLFLLILEFHNEKTIADLSFIDKVWTSYFQAVTPRTAGFNMMAVGNMEESSLLLTLLLMFIGGGSASTASGIKLTTFMIIILATLSYFRGIKEPHIFKRTIKAELIVRSMAIAAVSSCVVFTALFLLSITESIPFLPVLFETISAFGTVGLSMGITVDLSSVGKVILCVVMFLGRIGPLTLFFLLIRAKKESYHYSYDQVQTG
- a CDS encoding GntR family transcriptional regulator, whose product is MNIIISNSVNQPIYLQIKNQLKEQILMGELKEKEALPSIRKLAKDLQISVITTKKAYEELERDGLIETFPGKGSFVAAQNHELLKEEQLKKIEEQLVNVIEDGRAFDVGLEEMIHMLTLLYEE
- a CDS encoding ABC transporter ATP-binding protein, encoding MENIAEVRNLTKQFNGFALNDLSFDIKKGFITGFIGANGAGKTTTIRCLMDLIKSEQGEIQVFGQSHIHHTAEIKERIGFVYDADFYYEDLTIEKNKRILAPFYSRWDDELFYHYLRKFQLNTAKRVKHLSKGMRMKFSLAMALSHHPDFIIMDEPTAGLDPIIRRELLDMMQDLIQDEEKAIFFSTHITTDLDKIADFIVFIHDGRIIFQGEKEEFTERYRLVKGRADQHSLLDGLPVIGLRATDVGFDCLVDTVEIPVDTLSSLLIEQPTLEDIMYYTGRSES